A region from the Prionailurus viverrinus isolate Anna chromosome E2, UM_Priviv_1.0, whole genome shotgun sequence genome encodes:
- the RUVBL2 gene encoding ruvB-like 2 — MATVTATTKVPEIRDVTRIERIGAHSHIRGLGLDDALEPRQASQGMVGQLAARRAAGVVLEMIREGKIAGRAVLIAGQPGTGKTAIAMGMAQALGPDTPFTAIAGSEIFSLEMSKTEALTQAFRRSIGVRIKEETEIIEGEVVEIQIDRPATGTGSKVGKLTLKTTEMETIYDLGTKMIESLTKDKVQAGDVITIDKATGKISKLGRSFTRARDYDAMGSQTKFVQCPDGELQKRKEVVHTVSLHEIDVINSRTQGFLALFSGDTGEIKSEVREQINAKVAEWREEGKAEIIPGVLFIDEVHMLDIESFSFLNRALESDMAPVLIMATNRGITRIRGTSYQSPHGIPIDLLDRLLIVSTSPYSEKDTKQILRIRCEEEDVEMSEDAYTVLTRIGLETSLRYAIQLITAASLVCRKRKGTEVQVDDIKRVYSLFLDESRSTQYMKEYQDAFLFNELKGETMDTS, encoded by the exons ATGGCAACCGTG ACAGCCACAACCAAGGTCCCAGAGATCCGAGACGTGACGAGGATTGAACGTATCG GTGCGCACTCCCACATccgggggctggggctggacgATGCCTTGGAGCCACGGCAG GCTTCCCAGGGCATGGTGGGGCAGCTCGCAGCCCGGCGGGCAGCTGGGGTTGTGCTGGAGATGATCCGGGAAGGGAAGATCGCCGGGCGGGCAGTCCTCATCGCTGGCCAGCCGGGCACGGGGAAGACAGCCATCGCCATGG GCATGGCACAGGCCCTGGGCCCTGACACCCCATTCACAGCCATCGCGGGCAGCGAGATCTTCTCCCTGGAGATGAGCAAGACAGAGGCGCTGACGCAGGCCTTCCGGAGGTCTATCGGGGTTCGCATCAA GGAGGAGACCGAGATCATCGAAGGCGAGGTGGTGGAGATCCAGATCGATCGGCCAGCGACAGGGACG GGCTCTAAGGTAGGGAAGCTGACCCTTAAGACCACCGAGATGGAGACCATATACGACCTGGGCACCAAGATGATCGAGTCCCTGACCAAGGACAAGGTCCAGGCCGG GGACGTGATCACCATCGACAAGGCCACGGGCAAGATCTCCAAGCTGGGCCGTTCCTTCACACGCGCTCGCGACTATGACGCCATGGGTTCCCAG ACCAAGTTTGTGCAGTGCCCAGACGGGGAGCTCCAGAAACGCAAGGAGGTGGTGCACACGGTGTCCCTGCACGAGATCGACGTCATCAACTCCCGCACCCAGGGCTTCCTGGCTCTCTTCTCAG GCGACACCGGGGAGATCAAGTCAGAGGTCCGAGAGCAGATCAACGCCAAGGTGGCTGAGTGGCGTGAGGAGGGCAAGGCGGAGATCATCCCTGGA GTGCTGTTCATCGACGAGGTGCACATGCTGGACATTGAGAGCTTCTCCTTCCTCAATCGGGCCCTGGAAAGTGACATGGCGCCGGTCCTCATCATGGCCACCAACCGAGGCATCACCCG gatcCGGGGTACCAGCTACCAGAGCCCCCACGGCATCCCCATCGACCTCCTGGACCGACTGCTCATCGTCTCCACCTCGCCCTACAGTGAGAAGGACACGAAACAGATCCTCCGCATCCG GTGCGAAGAGGAAGACGTAGAGATGAGTGAGGACGCCTACACGGTGCTGACCCGCATCGGGCTGGAGACGTCGCTGCGCTACGCCATCCAGCTCATCACGGCCGCCAGCCTGGTGTGCCGGAAGCGCAAG GGCACGGAAGTCCAGGTAGATGACATCAAGCGGGTCTACTCGCTCTTTCTGGACGAGTCGCGCTCTACACAGTACATGAAGGAGTACCAGGATGCCTTTCTCTTCAATGAGCTCA AAGGCGAAACCATGGACACCTCCTGA
- the LHB gene encoding lutropin subunit beta, whose translation TGSCEGREGKGPGYWCLAGPETLALSQGLLLLWLLLNVGGVWTSRGPLRPLCRPINATLAAENEACPVCVTFTTTICAGYCPSMMRVLPAALPPVPQPVCTYRELRFASVRLPGCPPGVDPVVSFPVALSCRCGPCRLSSSDCGGPRAQSLACDRPPLPGLLFL comes from the exons ACGGGTTCGTGTGAGGGACGGGAGGGTAAGGGCCCAGGGTATTGGTGTCTGGCAGGCCCTGAGACGCTGGCCTTGTCccaggggctgctgctgctgtggctgctgctgaATGTGGGTGGGGTGTGGACATCCAGGGGGCCGCTGCGGCCGCTGTGCCGGCCCATCAACGCCACCCTGGCTGCTGAGAACGAGGCCTGCCCCGTCTGTGTCACCTTCACCACCACCATCTGTGCCGGCTACTGCCCCAGCATG ATGCGAGTGCTGCCGGCGGCCCTGCCCCCTGTGCCCCAGCCCGTGTGCACCTACCGTGAACTGCGCTTTGCCTCCGTCCGGCTCCCCGGATGCCCGCCTGGTGTGGACCCCGTGGTCTCCTTCCCCGTGGCCCTCAGCTGTCGCTGCGGGCCCTGCCGCCTCAGCAGCTCCGACTGTGGGGGTCCCAGGGCCCAATCCTTGGCCTGTGACCGCCCCCCACTCCCGGGCCTCCTGTTCCTCTAA
- the LOC125153002 gene encoding uncharacterized protein LOC125153002, translated as MAGPTLAVRYGLPWSPVSGTEVPGSWPTWHLTSSGVAHHIIPSVPFPPPTVQSTVAEPLPPAAKEDLHIWDFDEVISRWETTYGSAFVPKTLGGPYAQPRAPEPSDPTRAVGIKDLGEKLRRRGWRLPLVTEHQCSETRAQYTGRPGPDRSPTFYVGPQPLELADHHRGGRSQALIPWTKNPELSGQPFTVSDQGVLDRHQLHLTTSAKDFRAYPKKELSGYPRKDSLTCWSFQKTPQVWGRDPQRPPRPRPSRPPGIRVPHVRPATLAVPHRGALSLAQESYRPPLHPLLRLDRFCPLELPWGGPHWKPVSGIYSVPQAYRTENSSYGSLKLTPI; from the exons ATGGCTGGTCCGACCCTGGCTGTGCGCTATGGTCTGCCATGGTCCCCAGTCTCTGGGACCGAGGTGCCTGGATCCTGGCCCACCTGGCATCTCACCAGCAGTGGTGTCGCCCACCACATTATCCCATCTGTTCCCTTTCCCCCGCCCACCGTGCAG TCCACGGTCGCGGAGCCCCTGCCCCCGGCCGCAAAGGAGGATTTACACATCTGGGATTTTGACGAGGTCATCAGCAGATGGGAGACCACCTATGGCTCGGCTTTCGTGCCCAAGACCCTCGGCGGGCCCTACGCACAGCCCAGGGCCCCAGAGCCTTCGGACCCCACGCGGGCTGTGGGGATCAAGGATTTAGGAGAAAAG CTCAGACGCCGCGGCTGGCGCCTCCCGCTGGTCACAGAGCACCAGTGCAGTGAGACGAGGGCTCAGTACACCGGCCGGCCGGGCCCGGACCGGAGCCCCACCTTCTACGTCGGGCCCCAGCCCCTGGAGCTTGCGGACCACCACCGCGGAGGCCGCTCCCAG GCTTTAATCCCTTGGACCAAGAACCCCGAGCTGTCCGGCCAGCCTTTCACGGTATCTGACCAGGGCGTCCTGGACCGCCATCAGCTCCATCTGACCACCTCGGCCAAGGACTTCCGGGCCTATCCGAA GAAGGAGTTGTCTGGATATCCCCGCAAGGACTCGCTGACCTGCTGGAGCTTTCAGAAGACGCCTCAGGTCTGGGGCCGGGACCCACAGCGGCCGCCCCGTCCGCGCCCCTCTCGGCCGCCAGGGATCCGCGTGCCCCACGTCCGCCCGGCGACGCTAGCCGTGCCGCACCGTGGGGCGTTGTCTCTGGCTCAGGAGTCCTACAGACCCCCGCTGCACCCGCTCCTCCGGCTCGATCGTTTCTGCCCTCTGGAGCTGCCCTGGGGCGGCCCCCACTGGAAGCCGGTGTCGGGCATCTACAGCGTGCCACAAGCCTACCGCACTGAGAACTCCAGCTACGGCAGCTTGAAGCTGACCCCGATCTGA
- the NTF4 gene encoding neurotrophin-4 isoform X2 — protein MLLSPSCSLPVLLLFLLPSVPMEPHPPPLPLPPFLAPEWDLLSPRVVLSRGTPAGPPLLFLLEAGAFGEPAGRPANRSRRGASETAPASRRGELAVCDAVSGWVTDRRTAVDLRGREVEVLGEVPAAGGSPLRQYFFETRCKADSTEEGGPGGGGGGCRGVDRRHWVSECKAKQSYVRALTADAQGRVGWRWIRIDTACVCTLLSRTGRA, from the coding sequence cctcctccttttcctcctccccagcGTTCCAAtggagccccaccccccacccttacCACTGCCTCCCTTTCTAGCCCCTGAGTGGGACCTCCTGTCCCCCCGAGTAGTCCTGTCCAGGGGCACCCCCGCCGGGCCCCCTCTGCTCTTCCTGCTGGAGGCCGGGGCTTTTGGGGAGCCCGCAGGCCGCCCTGCCAACCGCAGCCGGCGAGGGGCGAGCGAGACAGCACCCGCAAGTCGCCGGGGAGAGCTGGCTGTGTGCGATGCGGTCAGCGGCTGGGTGACGGACCGCCGGACGGCCGTGGACCTGCGTGGGCGTGAGGTGGAGGTGCTGGGCGAGGTTCCCGCGGCTGGTGGCAGTCCCCTCCGCCAGTACTTCTTCGAGACCCGCTGCAAGGCTGACAGCACCGAGGAAGGTGGCCccggtgggggaggagggggctgccGGGGTGTGGACCGGAGGCACTGGGTATCTGAGTGCAAAGCCAAGCAGTCCTACGTGCGGGCACTGACCGCTGATGCCCAGGGCCGCGTAGGCTGGCGATGGATTCGGATTGACACTGCCTGCGTCTGCACGCTCCTCAGCCGGACTGGTCGGGCCTGA